The sequence CCTCAACTCCGGCATCGATCGTCAACGCCCTTGCAGAACTGTCCTACCACCCACAACAAGTCGCTGCCCTTGGCGGGTTCGCTGATGTGGACCGCGCAGCTGCGGTGTTACCGCTATCGCGCCGAAGGCTCCGCATAGTACAAGACAGTGGGAGCCACCGAAAGTGAACAGGTTGTCCGTCTTTGGGATGAGGGGCGTAGACCTTTGTTCCCGCGCCACAACGGCGTGCAACCATTTCGAGAAAGGAGGTGAATGACTATGGGAGCTATCCGCAGAGAATGTAGCCGCTTGGTCGCCTGGGCACTGCAACTCCTGGGGCTGTACTTGGCACTACAGGTACTTCAGTGGCTGATATAGAAGCATTGGCACTAGCGGGATTGATGGATCTCGCGTTCACTACGAAAGGAACATGACATGAGCAAGCCTCCAGTGCGCACCGTCCCTCACGACAAGGGCTGGGCTAACAGGCGAGACGGATCCTCCCGGGTCAGCAAGGTGTTTTCTACAAAGGCAGCCGCCCAAGCAGCCGGCAGGAAGACCGCCAAGCGGGAAAAGACCGAGCACATAATCCACAATAAAGACGGCCGGATCGGCAGTCGTAACAGCTACGGGAGAGGCCCGTATCCACCGAAGGGGTAGCACCAAGGGAAGTGATCGGTGGTCACTGACATAACCAACGAGCAAATCGCTGAGGCTCTTTCGGTTGCTTGCGAAGCTGCCCGGGAAGGGGACCTACAAGACCTTGACACGGTGGCCCGCAATCTGGAACTGTCGGACGAAGGCATCTTGGAAGCGTTGCGAGCAGGTCTCGATTACATGCTGGAG comes from bacterium and encodes:
- a CDS encoding DUF2188 domain-containing protein — translated: MSKPPVRTVPHDKGWANRRDGSSRVSKVFSTKAAAQAAGRKTAKREKTEHIIHNKDGRIGSRNSYGRGPYPPKG